In Kazachstania africana CBS 2517 chromosome 4, complete genome, the following are encoded in one genomic region:
- the PGM1 gene encoding phosphoglucomutase PGM1 (similar to Saccharomyces cerevisiae PGM1 (YKL127W) and PGM2 (YMR105C); ancestral locus Anc_2.445) — MSFNIETIPTKPYQDQKPGTSGLRKKTVIFKDEPNYTENFIQAIMESIPEGSDGATLVVGGDGRYYNDVILEKIAKIGAANGVKKLVVGQNGLLSTPAASHIIRSYHEKVTGGIILTASHNPGGPKNDMGIKYNLANGGPAPESVTDKIWENSKKLTSYKIIKDLPTLDTSKIGENQKYGPILIDVIDVTKAYVEFLKEIFDFELIKKFIHTQRKTKNWKLLFDGLNGITGPYGKAIFVDEFELPENEVLQNYHPQPDFGGLHPDPNLTYARSLVDRVDKEKIEFGAASDGDGDRNMIYGYGPAFVSPGDSVAIIAEYASEIPYFAKQGIYGLARSFPTSAAIDRVAKAHGLECYEVPTGWKFFCALFDAKKLSICGEESFGTGSNHVREKDGLWAIVAWLNVLAIFNKHHPEREASIKTIQDDFWLKYGRTFFTRYDYEHVTSEDANKVVDLLTEFTSNSKTKNAPFPGDESLTVTDCGNFSYTDLDGSVSSKQGLSVKLSDGSRFVLRLSGTGSSGATIRLYVEKYSGDKSTYGQTAEEYLQSNIKSIVKFLKFKEFIGTEEPTVRT; from the coding sequence atGTCTTTCAACATTGAAACAATCCCAACAAAACCTTACCAAGATCAAAAACCTGGTACATCTGGTCTACGTAAGAAGACCGttatcttcaaagatgAACCAAACTACacagaaaatttcatccaAGCTATAATGGAATCCATCCCAGAAGGTTCGGATGGCGCTACTTTAGTTGTCGGTGGTGACGGTCGTTATTATAACGATGTTATCTTGGAAAAGATTGCCAAAATTGGTGCTGCTAACGGTGTCAAGAAGCTTGTCGTCGGTCAAAATGGTCTTCTTTCCACACCAGCAGCTTCTCACATCATTAGATCATATCATGAAAAAGTTACAGGTGGTATCATCTTAACCGCCTCCCATAACCCAGGTGGTCCAAAGAACGATATGGGTATCAAATACAACTTGGCTAACGGTGGTCCAGCTCCTGAATCTGTTACCGACAAAATATGGGAAAATTCTAAAAAATTAACCTCTTATAAGATTATTAAGGATTTACCAACTTTAGACACTTCTAAGATCGGtgaaaatcaaaaatatggTCCAATCTTAATTGATGTCATCGATGTTACTAAAGCATACGTTGAATTCTTGAaggaaatatttgatttcgaactaattaaaaaattcatccACACTCAAAGAAAGACTAAAAACTGGAAATTATTATTCGATGGTTTGAACGGTATTACAGGTCCATACGGTAAAGCTATTTttgttgatgaatttgaactacctgaaaatgaagtcttacaaaattatcatcCACAACCAGATTTCGGCGGTTTACATCCTGATCCAAATTTAACCTACGCAAGAAGTTTAGTAGATAGAGTCGAtaaggaaaaaattgagtTCGGTGCCGCTTCTGATGGTGATGGTGATAGAAATATGATCTATGGTTACGGTCCAGCTTTCGTATCTCCAGGTGATTCCGTTGCTATCATTGCCGAATATGCTTCGGAAATTCCATATTTCGCTAAACAAGGAATTTACGGTTTAGCTCGTTCCTTCCCAACTTCTGCTGCAATTGATAGAGTAGCAAAAGCACATGGTCTTGAATGTTATGAGGTCCCAACTGGTTGGAAGTTCTTCTGTGCCTTATTCGACGCCAAGAAATTATCTATCTGTGGTGAAGAATCCTTCGGTACTGGTTCAAACCATGTAAGAGAAAAGGATGGTCTCTGGGCCATCGTTGCCTGGTTAAACGTCCTTGCTATCTTCAACAAACACCATCCAGAAAGAGAGGCCTCTATTAAGACCATTCAAGATGACTTCTGGTTGAAATACGGTCGTACTTTCTTCACAAGATATGATTACGAACATGTTACCTCGGAAGACGCCAACAAAGTCGTGGATTTATTAACTGAATTCACATCAAACTCAAAAACAAAGAATGCTCCATTCCCAGGTGATGAATCCTTAACTGTCACTGACTGTGGTAACTTCTCATACACAGATCTTGATGGCTCAGTTTCTTCTAAGCAAGGTCTTTCCGTCAAATTGTCTGATGGTTCAAGATTCGTACTAAGATTATCAGGCACCGGCTCTTCTGGTGCTACCATCAGATTATACGTTGAAAAATACTCTGGTGATAAATCCACATACGGTCAAACTGCTgaagaatatttacaatcaaatatcaaatctatCGTCAAATTcttaaaattcaaagaattcattGGTACTGAAGAACCAACTGTCCGTACTTAA
- the PMU1 gene encoding putative phosphomutase (similar to Saccharomyces cerevisiae PMU1 (YKL128C); ancestral locus Anc_2.442), which translates to MIFEALPGYFAAFPDRNTKEVDSSKIDHNKLVNQDSWKQLYNSLPSDTDRTHYKLLVLARHGQGYHNAAIERYGQKEWDRYWSFLNGDEHGMWLDSKLTPVGKKQVTQTGSDFLAPLIEDIGILPQAFFSSPMRRCLETFLESWNQVFERENMNNDNINVKVIENIRETLGEHPCDLRVPHSDAVGEYQDFKTNSGTMVQWNYEMGYPEEDQLYKPDHRETIQEMDERLHDGLSQIFNQLTIDDKFVSITCHAGVIQSILRNLKHPDVKNLNTGKTVCVVVKVSVNKNPLIN; encoded by the coding sequence ATGATATTCGAAGCGTTACCGGGGTACTTCGCTGCATTCCCCGATCGCAACACTAAAGAGGTCGACTCAAGTAAAATAGATCATAACAAATTGGTTAATCAGGATTCATGGAAACAATTGTACAATTCATTGCCAAGTGACACCGACAGAACTCATTATAAATTACTTGTATTGGCAAGACATGGCCAGGGTTATCATAATGCTGCCATTGAAAGATACGGTCAGAAGGAATGGGATAGGTACTGGTCATTCTTGAATGGTGACGAACATGGTATGTGGCTCGATTCAAAATTAACGCCGGTTGGTAAAAAGCAAGTCACTCAAACTGGTTCTGATTTCTTGGCACCTttaattgaagatattggtATCTTACCTCaagctttcttttctaGTCCCATGAGAAGGTGTCTAGAAACTTTCTTGGAATCGTGGAATCAAGTATTTGAGAGagaaaatatgaataaCGACAATATTAACGTTAaagtcattgaaaatataagaGAAACTTTGGGTGAACACCCCTGTGATTTGAGGGTACCCCATTCTGATGCCGTTGGTGAatatcaagattttaaaaCTAATTCAGGCACCATGGTCCAGTGGAACTATGAAATGGGTTATCCAGAAGAAGATCAACTTTATAAACCTGATCATAGAGAAACTATACAAGAAATGGATGAACGTCTCCATGACGGCTTATCGCAAatattcaatcaattgaCTATCGATGATAAATTCGTTTCAATTACGTGTCATGCTGGTGTTATCCAAAGTATACTACGTAATTTAAAACATCCTGAtgttaaaaatttaaacACTGGTAAAACTGTCTGTGTAGTGGTAAAAGTAAGCGTTAATAAGAACCCATTAATcaactaa
- the RRN3 gene encoding rDNA-binding RNA polymerase I transcriptional factor (similar to Saccharomyces cerevisiae RRN3 (YKL125W); ancestral locus Anc_2.447) yields MIAITNSNKHPAQDNISSTTSKRRKVEFSNEVTFHAMLNNEKNDDVTGVTNINDEGFSSAMYKRFVKAALDDLDKKDTTQLNMIANQLSFPVKSPERINPENLNVLLDILSSNINKIDSTRGNNLIQSIINFEKWWELPSPSLNKYMFFIRILCSSIPKWWQDVSLNLISNMTLPLSKTESHHEILSYFLKMIPSSINFIDSYLVKFFPNKNDTKKKIVNYVSNMLKLISYCKELRFQIWSLIIERVISIDVELQNELDEMDDDIEDNFEESEDEDDEDDENDDDEDDELLNDVGGVESDDESKLDEEDDEMEGDEEYNVEATQGIKELSLKLDSIMMIVSDCIGKELTPESLESGEGIGIFNTLITLFKTHILPTYYTRSIQYIMFHISQQQPELMDSFLVTLIDTSFSTNETSEKKIKSLQYLGSYIARAKRLSRQQIVFVASYITSWLNRYVIEREEEVDQPGGMERFKHFYAAFQALCYIFCFRHNFFKDQDGNWEIELDKFFQRMIISKFNPLKYCNENVMLMFAKITQKEDIAYCFSIIEKNNNERLRGIMGKADNPGSDSKKQLASASTWSLATRQQFIDLQSYFPFDPLFLKNYKRMMKDYYIEWSEASSDYESDESDE; encoded by the coding sequence ATGATAGCAATCACTAATTCCAACAAACATCCTGCTCAGGACAATATAAGCTCAACGACTTCCAAGAGGCGGAAGGTAGAGTTCTCAAACGAGGTAACATTTCATGCGATGCTAAACaatgagaaaaatgatgatgtaACTGGCGTTACAAATATAAATGACGAGGGCTTCTCTAGCGCCATGTACAAACGTTTTGTGAAGGCTGCACTAGATGATCTTGATAAAAAGGATACGACGCAACTTAATATGATTGCTAACCAACTATCGTTTCCTGTAAAGAGTCCAGAAAGGATAAATCCAGAAAATCTAAATGTCCTATTAGATATTTTGTCAAgtaatatcaataaaatcgACTCTACTCGTGGTAACAATCTAATTCAAtccatcatcaattttgaaaaatggtgGGAGTTACCATCGCCATCGCTAAATAAGTATATGTTCTTCATTAGAATCCTGTGTTCGAGTATACCCAAGTGGTGGCAAGATGTTTCGTTAAACTTAATTTCTAATATGACTTTGCctctttcaaaaactgaGTCTCatcatgaaattttgtcatatttcttaaaaatgataccatcatcaatcaattttattgattctTATTTAGTCAAGTTCTTCCCAAATAAAAACGATaccaagaagaaaattgttAATTATGTTTCAAACATGTTGAAGTTGATATCTTATTGTAAAGAATTaagatttcaaatctgGTCCTTAATAATCGAAAGAGTTATATCTATTGATGttgaattacaaaatgaaCTAGATGAAAtggatgatgatattgaagataattttgaagaaagtgaagatgaggacgatgaagatgatgagaatgacgatgatgaggatgatgaaCTTTTAAATGATGTCGGTGGAGTAGAGagtgatgatgaaagtAAGTTggatgaggaagatgatgaaatggaaggtgatgaagaatataACGTTGAAGCAACGCAGGGCATTAAAGAGTTGTCACTAAAGCttgattcaataatgatgatagtAAGCGATTGCATCGGTAAAGAATTGACACCAGAGAGTCTAGAGTCTGGCGAAGGTATTGGTATATTCAATACTTTGATTACTCTATTTAAAACACACATCCTACCAACCTATTATACCAGATCTATCCAATACATTATGTTTCATATTTCACAGCAACAACCGGAATTAATGGACTCTTTTCTAGTTACATTGATAGAtacatcattttcaacaaatgaaacatcagaaaagaaaatcaaatctCTACAGTACTTGGGCTCCTATATTGCCCGTGCTAAGAGACTATCAAGACAACAAATTGTATTTGTTGCTAGTTATATTACCTCCTGGCTAAATAGATATGTCATTGAGAGAGAAGAGGAAGTTGACCAACCAGGCGGCATGGAGAGATTTAAGCATTTTTACGCAGCATTTCAAGCATTATGttatattttctgttttaGACACAACTTCTTTAAGGATCAAGATGGTAACTGGGAAATTGAGCTGgataaatttttccagAGGATGATTatctcaaaattcaatcCTCTCAAATATTGTAATGAGAATGTCATGCTGATGTTTGCAAAGATTACTCAGAAGGAGGATATTGCCTACTGTTTCAGcataattgaaaaaaataataacgaAAGGTTAAGAGGTATTATGGGTAAAGCAGATAATCCAGGCAGTGATTCCAAAAAACAACTTGCATCTGCATCGACATGGTCACTGGCTACAAGACAACAGTTTATCGATTTGCAAAGCTATTTCCCCTTTGACCCACTATTTTTAAAGAATTATAAACGCATGATGAAAGATTACTATATTGAATGGAGCGAGGCAAGTAGTGACTACGAGAGCGATGAATCAGATGAGTGA
- the MYO3 gene encoding myosin 3 (similar to Saccharomyces cerevisiae MYO3 (YKL129C) and MYO5 (YMR109W); ancestral locus Anc_2.440), which translates to MALIKRGARSKTAQAPQKRAANIKKATFDSSKKKEVGVSDLTLLSKISDQAINENLKKRFQNGTIYTYIGHVLISVNPFRDLGIYTDATLEHYKGKNRLEVPPHVFAIAEAMYYNLKSYNENQCVIISGESGAGKTEAAKRIMQYIAAASTTHSDSIAKIKDMVLATNPLLESFGCAKTLRNNNSSRHGKYLEIKFNSQFEPCAGNITNYLLEKQRVVGQIKNERNFHIFYQFTKGASENYRQMFGVQQPDQYIYTSASGCISVENMDDVKDFAETIKAMQVIGLTQQEQDEIFRMLSAILWIGNITFIENEEGNAQVRDTSVTDFVAYLLQVDSQLLIKSIVERTMETNHGMRRGSIYHVPLNIVQATAVKDALAKAIYNNLFDWIVDRVNVSLQAFPGADKSIGILDIYGFEIFEHNSFEQICINYVNEKLQQIFIQLTLKSEQEEYAREKIQWTPIKYFDNKVVCDLIEARRPPGIFAAMNDSVATAHADSSAADQAFAQRLNMFSTNPHFEPRQGKFVIKHYAGDVTYDINGITDKNKDQLQKDLVELLSTTQNTFVNTIFPAEVDKESKRRPPTAGDKIIKSANELVETLSKAQPSYIRTIKPNQTKSPNDYDDQQVLHQIKYLGLQENVRIRRAGFAYRQTYDKFVERFYLLSPHCSYAGDYTWQGDTLDAVKYILLDASVPEKEYQLGVTSVFIKTPETLFALEHMRDRYWHNMAARIQRAWRRFLQRRIDSAIRIQRTIRERKEGNKYEKLRDYGTKLLGGNKERRSMSLLGYRAFMGDYLSCNESKSRGSYIKRQVGIKEVVVFSIQGESLHSKFGRSAQRLKKVFILTPTTFYIVGQTMVQNAMKYVQEYAINVNSIRSLSLTNLQDDWIGIVLSNSAQPDPLINTYFKTELITHLKKLNNNIQIKIGATLDYQKKPGKLHPVKSSISESAPKYGDIYKSSTIFVRRGHPGNSKQKKKPRNKPSSSNYSYTSSATTTTSTTTTMNRVPVASINNRQKPSPSANVARPSAPVSRNTGKKPAPPPPGAQGRALAATAAQAAYRPNGDSKPAPSAPNPKPNTAIQQSRSAPKPTLAKTQQKPQAQARQQQQQPSTASHPPPPPPPPPMQSSEPKYEAAYDFPGSGAPSELPLKKGDVITVSRQEPSGWSLGKLLDGSKEGWVPTAYIAEYKGASVVPPAPPMQTEQPVQQQTTTTQTTTTQETVAQPAMAQPSFSDGLASALAARANKMRVESDEEPEDEEEDDW; encoded by the coding sequence ATGGCACTCATCAAAAGAGGTGCCCGTTCCAAAACGGCTCAAGCACCACAAAAGAGAGCTGCAAATATTAAGAAGGCCACTTTTGATTCttcgaagaagaaagaagtTGGTGTTTCTGATTTGactttattatcaaaaatttcagatcAAGccatcaatgaaaatttgaaaaaaagattcCAAAATGGTACTATCTATACATATATTGGTCATGTCTTAATCAGTGTCAATCCTTTCCGTGATTTAGGTATATACACAGATGCTACACTCGAACATTATAAGGGAAAAAACAGACTGGAAGTCCCACCTCATGTTTTCGCAATTGCTGAAGCCATGTattataatttgaaatcttaCAATGAAAATCAATGTGTTATTATCTCTGGTGAATCAGGTGCTGGTAAAACTGAAGCTGCTAAGAGAATTATGCAATATATTGCCGCCGCATCAACTACACATTCAGATTCTATTGCTAAAATCAAAGATATGGTTCTTGCTACAAATCCATTATTAGAATCGTTCGGTTGTGCAAAGACATTAAGAAAcaataattcttcaagacATGgtaaatatcttgaaattaaattcaACTCACAATTTGAACCATGCGCCGGTAACATTACCAATTATTTATTAGAGAAGCAAAGAGTCGTTGGTCAGATTAAAAACGAAAGAAACTTCCacattttttatcaatttacCAAAGGTGCTTCAGAAAATTATAGACAAATGTTTGGTGTTCAGCAACCTGaccaatatatttatacATCAGCTTCTGGCTGTATCTCAGTGGAAAATATGGACGATGTTAAAGATTTCGCTGAAACTATAAAGGCCATGCAAGTTATTGGTTTAACTCAACAAGaacaagatgaaattttcagaatgTTATCTGCCATCTTATGGATAGGTAATATTactttcattgaaaatgaagaaggtaACGCTCAAGTTAGAGACACTTCAGTTACAGATTTTGTTGCATATCTATTACAGGTAGATTCGCAATTATTGATCAAATCTATCGTTGAAAGAACCATGGAGACTAATCACGGTATGAGAAGAGGTTCTATCTATCATGTCCCATTAAATATTGTGCAAGCTACGGCAGTTAAAGACGCCCTTGCCAAGGCTATTTacaataatttatttgacTGGATTGTGGATAGAGTAAATGTTTCATTACAAGCGTTCCCAGGTGCGGACAAATCTATTGGTATCTTGGATATTTAtggttttgaaatttttgaacataattcttttgaacAAATTTGTATCAATTATGTTAACgaaaaattacaacaaATCTTCATTCAGTTAACTCTGAAAtcagaacaagaagaatatgctagagaaaagattcaatgGACCccaattaaatatttcgaTAATAAAGTTGTTTGTGATTTGATTGAAGCTAGAAGACCACCAGGTATTTTTGCAGCAATGAATGATTCCGTCGCAACAGCTCATGCAGATTCAAGTGCTGCTGATCAGGCTTTTGCACAACGTTTAAATATGTTCAGTACTAACCCTCATTTTGAACCAAGACAGGGAAAATTCGTGATAAAGCATTATGCTGGTGATGTTACCTACGATATTAATGGTATTACcgataaaaataaagatcAGTTACAAAAGGATTTAGTAGAATTGTTAAGCACCACTCAAAACACGTTTGTAAATACTATTTTCCCAGCTGAAGTCGACAAAGAATCCAAGAGAAGACCACCAACTGCAGGCGATAAGATTATCAAGAGTGCTAATGAATTGGTGGAAACACTATCGAAGGCACAACCATCATATATCAGAACAATTAAACCAAACCAAACCAAATCTCCTAATGACTATGATGATCAACAAGTTTTACATCAAATTAAATATCTTGGTTTACAAGAAAATGTTCGTATTAGAAGAGCTGGTTTTGCATACAGACAAACATATGATAAGTTTGTAGAAAGATTTTACCTATTATCGCCACATTGTTCTTATGCTGGTGATTATACATGGCAAGGGGACACATTGGATGCAGTGAAGTACATTTTGCTGGATGCGTCAGTCCCAGAAAAGGAATACCAACTAGGTGTTACGAGTGTATTCATCAAGACTCCTGAGACATTATTTGCACTGGAACATATGAGAGATAGATATTGGCACAATATGGCCGCCAGGATTCAACGTGCTTGGAGAAGATTTTTGCagagaagaattgattCTGCAATTAGAATACAACGTACCATCcgtgaaagaaaagaaggcaacaaatatgaaaaaCTGCGTGATTATGGTACGAAATTATTGGGCGGAAATAAAGAAAGGAGATCAATGTCTCTGCTTGGTTACAGGGCTTTTATGGGTGATTATTTATCCTGTAATGAATCAAAGAGTAGAGGTTCGTACATTAAGAGGCAGGTTGGGATTAAAGAAGTTGTGGTATTTTCTATACAAGGTGAATCGTtacattctaaatttggTAGATCTGCTCAAAGGTtgaaaaaagttttcatATTAACACCTACAACCTTTTATATTGTGGGTCAGACAATGGTACAAAATGCGATGAAGTATGTCCAAGAGTATGCCATCAATGTAAACAGTATCAGAAGTTTAAGTTTGACAAATTTGCAAGATGATTGGATCGGTATTGTATTAAGTAACTCTGCCCAGCCAGATCCACTAATAAATACATATTTCAAGACAGAATTAATTAcacatttgaaaaagctgaataataatattcagaTCAAGATCGGTGCGACACTTGACTATCAAAAGAAGCCAGGTAAATTGCATCCGGTTAAGAGTTCGATTAGTGAGTCTGCTCCAAAATACGGTGACATCTACAAATCTAGTACTATTTTTGTACGTCGTGGTCATCCAGGTAATTcgaaacaaaagaagaagccaAGAAATAAACCATCTTCCTCTAACTATAGTTACACATCTTCTGcgacaacaacaacaagtACTACTACTACCATGAACAGGGTTCCAGTTGCCTCTATTAATAACAGACAAAAACCTAGCCCTTCTGCTAATGTTGCTAGACCATCTGCTCCTGTTTCGCGGAATACAGGTAAGAAGCCTGCTCCACCTCCTCCAGGAGCCCAAGGTCGTGCATTGGCAGCTACAGCAGCTCAAGCGGCATATCGTCCTAATGGTGATTCGAAGCCTGCTCCAAGTGCGCCAAACCCGAAACCAAATACTGCCATTCAACAGTCAAGGTCAGCTCCAAAGCCAACACTCGCGAAAACTCAACAGAAGCCACAGGCACAAGCAagacaacaacaacaacaacctTCTACTGCTTCACATCCTCCACCGCCTCCACCGCCACCGCCAATGCAATCTTCTGAGCCTAAATATGAAGCGGCATATGACTTCCCTGGATCAGGTGCACCATCTGAattaccattgaaaaagggCGATGTCATAACCGTTAGTAGACAAGAACCAAGTGGCTGGTCTTTAGGAAAGCTATTGGATGGATCTAAAGAGGGTTGGGTACCAACAGCTTATATTGCTGAGTACAAGGGAGCAAGTGTCGTGCCACCAGCCCCACCTATGCAAACAGAACAACCAGTTCAACAGCAAACAACCACGACTCAAACCACAACAACCCAAGAGACGGTTGCTCAACCTGCCATGGCTCAACCAAGTTTCTCTGATGGTTTAGCATCTGCTTTAGCCGCTAGAGCAAATAAAATGAGAGTGGAAAGTGATGAAGAGCccgaagatgaagaagaggatgacTGGTGA
- the YPK1 gene encoding serine/threonine protein kinase YPK1 (similar to Saccharomyces cerevisiae YPK1 (YKL126W) and YPK2 (YMR104C); ancestral locus Anc_2.446), whose amino-acid sequence MYSWKNRFKFGKSKEEKEKDKETKHSGFFHHSSSSTSLSNQDELSHEKSKSITPIDSRKETITNSDSVMVPTRSSYDANSSSTSTFGADPNINRNSSNATPVQNNQTSSSGIMTIKIYNGSDFVLPFHITSNEQILTKLLASGANRQEEQNNQPLPSIDQLASQLSKAKISGQSPSGDEVLIPGDVASKFIPSTIKLPGSSNLNPLLYFTIEFDNTVATIEPEYGTMEKPTFNKISTFDVTRKLSFLKIDVFARIPSILLPSKTWQHEVSSSNQALKDIFHRISSNQDIHLDSFQLPLNLKIDSAANIRLYNHHWVELENSLGKINLSIDYKPSKNKALSIDDFDLLKVIGKGSFGKVMQVRKKDTQKIYALKAIRKSYIVSKSEVTHTLAERTVLARVDCPFIVPLKFSFQSPEKLYLVLACINGGELFYHLQREGRFDLSRSRFYAAELLCALETLHKFDVIYRDLKPENILLDYQGHIALCDFGLCKLNMKDDDKTDTFCGTPEYLAPELLLGQGYTKVVDWWTLGVLLYEMLTGLPPYYDEDVPKMYKKILQEPLRFPDGFDKDAKDLLIGLLSRDPTRRLGLNGADEIKNHPFFSQLNWKRLLMKGYIPPYKPSVSNAMDTSNFDQEFTQEKPIDSVVDEYLSESVQKQFGGWTYVGSEQLGSSVIQGRSIK is encoded by the coding sequence ATGTATTCCTGGAAGAACAGGTTCAAATTCGGTAAATCGAAAGAGGAGAAGGAAAAGGACAAAGAGACAAAACATTCTGGCTTCTTTCATCACAGTTCAAGTAGTACTTCTTTATCTAATCAAGATGAACTTTCtcatgaaaaatcaaaaagtATTACGCCCATAGATTCAAGAAAGGAAACTATAACTAATTCCGACTCTGTAATGGTGCCAACAAGATCTTCCTACGACGctaattcatcatcaaccTCGACCTTTGGCGCAGATCCCAATATCAACAGGAATTCCTCAAATGCTACACCAGTGCAAAACAATCAGACTTCTAGTTCAGGTATAAtgacaataaaaatatataatggGAGCGATTTTGTATTACCCTTCCATATTACCTCGAATGAACAGATCTTGACAAAGTTGTTAGCTTCTGGTGCAAATAGGCAAGAGGAACAAAATAACCAACCATTACCTAGTATAGATCAACTGGCATCGCAATTATCAAAGGCTAAAATAAGCGGCCAGAGCCCAAGTGGAGATGAGGTTTTAATTCCAGGTGATGTTGCCTCGAAATTTATTCCATCGACAATTAAATTACCGGGCTCTTCTAATCTCAACCCTTTACTATATTTTACCATTGAATTCGATAATACAGTTGCCACCATTGAACCAGAATATGGTACCATGGAAAAGCCAACTTTCAATAAGATATCAACTTTTGATgttacaagaaaattatcgtttttaaaaattgatgtCTTTGCTAGAATtccatcaattttattacCATCGAAGACGTGGCAACATGAAGTTAGCTCTTCTAACCAAGCATTGAAAGACATTTTCCATAGAATTAGCTCTAATCAAGATATTCATCTCGATTCATTTCAATtaccattgaatttgaaaattgacTCTGCTGCTAATATAAGACTTTATAATCATCATTGGGTCGAATTGGAAAATAGTTTGGgaaagataaatttaagTATTGATTATAAACCAAGCAAAAATAAAGCGCTATCTATTGATGACtttgatcttttgaaaGTCATTGGGAAAGGTTCATTTGGGAAAGTTATGCAAGTAAGAAAGAAGGATAcccaaaaaatatatgcTTTAAAGGCAATTAGAAAGTCATACATCGTATCTAAATCCGAAGTTACTCATACTTTAGCCGAGAGAACTGTACTCGCCAGAGTAGATTGTCCATTTATCGTCcctttaaaattttcttttcaatcaCCAGAAAAACTGTATCTTGTTCTAGCCTGTATTAACGGTggtgaattattttatcaCTTACAAAGAGAAGGTAGATTTGATCTATCTCGTTCTAGGTTCTATGCTGCTGAATTGTTATGCGCTTTGGAGACTCTACATAAATTCGATGTCATTTATCGTGATCTAAAACCTGAGAATATTCTGCTAGATTATCAAGGTCACATTGCACTATGTGATTTTGGTCTTTGTAAATTAAACATGAAGGATGATGATAAGACTGACACTTTCTGTGGTACCCCAGAATATTTAGCTCCAGAACTGTTACTGGGTCAAGGATACACAAAAGTTGTTGATTGGTGGACACTTGGCGTGCTGTTATATGAAATGCTAACTGGTCTTCCACCTTATTACGATGAAGATGTTCCAAAAAtgtacaaaaaaattttacagGAACCACTAAGGTTCCCTGACGGATTCGATAAAGATGCAAAAGATCTTTTGATTGGTCTCTTGAGTAGAGATCCAACAAGGAGACTTGGGCTAAATGGTGCTGACGAAATCAAGAATCATCCTTTCTTCAGCCAGTTGAACTGGAAGCGTTTACTAATGAAAGGTTACATACCACCTTACAAACCATCAGTCAGTAACGCCATGGATACAAGCAATTTCGATCAAGAATTTACTCAGGAAAAGCCTATTGATTCTGTTGTTGATGAATACTTGAGTGAAAGTGTACAGAAACAATTTGGTGGTTGGACCTATGTCGGTTCAGAACAACTGGGAAGCTCTGTCATTCAGGGGAGAAGCATCAAATGA